In Nocardia sputorum, a single genomic region encodes these proteins:
- a CDS encoding ABC transporter substrate-binding protein translates to MAVKKVTSLRSSLVPRAAVAVASVGLLTATFTSACSSDSGGSPTSQNLTGRGPITYVEGKDTTETGAVKQLIERWNAAHPDEPVTFKEQSNDASQQYDDLVEHMRSKQSNYDVVALDVPWTAEFAAKGWIQPLKDSFAIDTSALLSPPVASATYNNTLYAAPRNTNGGLLFYRKDLVPNPPKTWNELLAQCPIARQQNIGCYAGQFAPYEGLTVNAAEVINAYGGSFVGADGKTPTVNSPQSRAGLKVLVDAYNNGDIPKEAITFKEPESSNAFAQGKLMFLRSWPSTFGDVGGEASAVKDKFAVAPLPGENGVGASTLGGYNAAISAYSKNKATALDFLRFLISEDAQHIVAAGALPSVRASMYDDPALIAKMPYLPALKDSIASAVPRPVTPFYPAVSKAIQDNAYAALNGTKSVDDAITGMQKGIETAGS, encoded by the coding sequence ATGGCTGTTAAGAAGGTGACGTCCCTACGTTCGTCGCTCGTGCCACGGGCCGCGGTGGCGGTCGCTTCGGTCGGGCTGCTGACCGCGACGTTCACCAGCGCCTGCTCCAGCGACAGCGGCGGCAGCCCGACCAGCCAGAACCTCACCGGTCGCGGCCCGATCACCTACGTCGAGGGCAAGGACACCACCGAGACCGGCGCGGTCAAGCAGCTGATCGAGCGCTGGAACGCCGCGCACCCGGACGAACCGGTGACCTTCAAGGAACAGTCGAACGACGCCTCGCAGCAGTACGACGACCTGGTCGAGCACATGCGCTCCAAACAGTCGAACTACGACGTGGTCGCCCTCGACGTGCCGTGGACCGCCGAGTTCGCCGCCAAGGGCTGGATCCAGCCGCTGAAGGACTCCTTCGCCATCGACACCAGCGCGCTGCTCTCCCCGCCGGTCGCCAGCGCCACCTACAACAACACCCTCTACGCCGCACCCCGCAACACCAACGGCGGCCTGCTGTTCTACCGCAAGGACCTGGTGCCGAACCCGCCCAAGACCTGGAACGAACTGCTGGCCCAATGCCCCATCGCGCGCCAGCAGAACATCGGTTGCTACGCGGGCCAGTTCGCCCCCTACGAGGGCCTGACGGTCAACGCGGCCGAGGTGATCAACGCCTACGGCGGCAGCTTCGTCGGCGCCGACGGCAAGACCCCCACGGTGAACAGCCCGCAGTCCCGCGCCGGGCTGAAGGTCCTGGTCGACGCCTACAACAACGGCGACATCCCCAAAGAGGCCATCACCTTCAAGGAGCCGGAGTCCAGCAACGCCTTCGCACAGGGCAAGCTGATGTTCCTGCGCTCGTGGCCGTCCACCTTCGGTGACGTCGGCGGCGAGGCCTCCGCCGTGAAGGACAAGTTCGCGGTCGCCCCGCTGCCCGGCGAGAACGGCGTCGGCGCCTCCACGCTCGGCGGCTACAACGCGGCAATCAGCGCCTACTCCAAGAACAAGGCCACCGCGCTGGACTTCCTGCGCTTCCTGATCAGCGAGGACGCGCAGCACATCGTCGCCGCGGGCGCGCTGCCCTCGGTGCGCGCGTCGATGTACGACGACCCGGCGCTGATCGCGAAGATGCCGTACCTGCCCGCGCTCAAGGACTCCATCGCCAGCGCGGTGCCGCGCCCGGTAACGCCGTTCTATCCGGCGGTGTCCAAGGCCATCCAGGACAACGCTTATGCTGCGTTGAACGGAACCAAGTCCGTCGACGACGCGATCACCGGCATGCAAAAGGGCATCGAAACCGCCGGATCGTGA
- a CDS encoding DUF2786 domain-containing protein gives MSSPNAVPDRMLTRIGGLLRKAESTDNEHEAEAFLAAAQRLATKSSIDLAVARAHIAGRERRPTPVQRIIPIGEPGKRGLRTYVQLFVAIAAANDVRCDVARTSTQVYAYGFDSDIDTCEALYASLLVQMVRASDQYIKSGAYRSATVEKIVVEKRWGRQVRRRVQAPVAGVTARLNFQMAFAARIGRRLAEVKAEVEAEVLPRDADAAGTALALRNKEIELTDFYAKTSEARGTWRGPQASAGHSAAARAAGDRAGRAARIGTSPELPAARARLTSSEGSS, from the coding sequence ATGTCTTCGCCGAACGCGGTTCCCGATCGGATGCTCACACGCATCGGTGGGCTGCTGCGCAAGGCCGAATCGACCGACAACGAGCACGAGGCCGAGGCGTTTCTCGCCGCTGCTCAGCGGCTGGCGACGAAGTCGTCCATCGATCTCGCGGTGGCGCGGGCGCATATCGCGGGGCGTGAGCGCAGGCCGACGCCGGTGCAGCGGATCATTCCGATCGGCGAGCCGGGCAAACGCGGGTTGCGTACCTACGTTCAGCTGTTCGTCGCGATCGCGGCGGCGAACGACGTGCGCTGCGATGTCGCCCGGACTTCGACGCAGGTCTACGCCTACGGGTTCGACTCCGATATCGATACTTGCGAAGCGCTGTACGCCAGCCTGCTCGTGCAGATGGTGCGCGCGTCCGACCAGTACATCAAATCGGGCGCGTATCGATCGGCCACGGTCGAGAAGATCGTGGTGGAGAAGCGGTGGGGTCGCCAGGTCCGGCGGCGGGTGCAGGCGCCCGTCGCGGGTGTGACGGCGCGCCTGAATTTCCAGATGGCGTTCGCCGCGCGGATCGGGCGGCGGCTGGCCGAGGTGAAGGCGGAGGTCGAAGCCGAGGTGTTGCCGCGGGACGCCGATGCGGCCGGGACCGCGCTGGCTCTGCGGAACAAGGAAATCGAGCTCACCGACTTCTACGCGAAGACCTCGGAGGCGCGCGGCACCTGGCGTGGGCCGCAGGCGTCGGCGGGGCATTCTGCCGCGGCACGGGCGGCGGGGGACCGCGCGGGCAGGGCCGCCCGGATCGGAACCTCCCCCGAACTCCCCGCTGCCCGTGCGAGGTTGACCTCCTCTGAGGGCAGCAGTTGA
- a CDS encoding TIGR04338 family metallohydrolase: MTVRDSQRAKVYDAEQLVRGVFDRADEHGARTVELYGSQLTLPIERRFASVESVQSYTDKVLALNWVRARWERAAVAVRVRSRAGATAAHYEAAGNVLAVPLHTGGTAWALRELVILHELAHHLESAPGSVAAHGPEFCDRYVELVDGVVGPEAALLLRTTMLGCGVRIG, translated from the coding sequence ATGACCGTGCGCGACAGCCAGCGCGCCAAGGTCTACGACGCCGAGCAGTTGGTACGCGGGGTGTTCGATCGTGCGGACGAGCACGGTGCGCGCACCGTCGAACTGTACGGTTCGCAGCTCACGCTGCCGATCGAGCGCCGCTTCGCCTCGGTGGAATCCGTACAGAGTTATACGGACAAGGTGCTGGCGCTCAATTGGGTACGGGCGCGCTGGGAGCGGGCCGCCGTGGCGGTGCGCGTCCGCTCGCGCGCCGGGGCGACCGCCGCGCACTACGAGGCGGCCGGGAACGTCCTGGCGGTTCCGCTGCACACCGGCGGCACCGCCTGGGCGCTGCGCGAACTGGTGATCCTGCACGAACTGGCGCATCACTTGGAGTCCGCGCCCGGGTCGGTGGCCGCGCACGGCCCGGAATTCTGCGACCGGTACGTCGAACTCGTCGACGGCGTCGTCGGCCCGGAAGCGGCGTTGCTGCTGCGCACCACGATGCTCGGTTGTGGCGTGCGGATCGGCTGA